Genomic DNA from Leishmania mexicana MHOM/GT/2001/U1103 complete genome, chromosome 15:
ATGATCAGGAGACTGGTGGCGAGGCTTTCCAGCTGGCCGACGGGCACACCGCGCACTATGGCGTAGAGACGCAGGTGCTCCGTCACAGTGAGCAGGTCGAGACATGCGTCGAACTGCGGGCAGTACCCAAGAGAccgagcagcgcggcgactCTCGCGCACCACGTCGTTGCCGCACACATATGCACGGCCGCTCGtcggcagctgctcctggGTGATGATGGCCAGGGCGGAGCTCTTGCCCGCACCGTTCGTTCCGAGGAAGCCAAACACCTCGCCGTGCATGACGCTGAGCGTTAGCGCACGCACTGCCACCTTGCGCGGCGCGTGATAGACCTTGTGAAGATCGACAAGACGCACAGCATCACACGACTCCACCGTCGGTTCAGTCTGCTGTTGGCacttctcctccttgtcgCTACCCTTCTGCTGGGGTGAGTGGTGACGCGAGGAGGCAGCTCTGATGGagagcgcctcctgctcagcaaggtgctgctgctcggcctGGTACACAGCGCCACGTTCCTCCTCGACGTCGctgtcctcctcttcctgccggcgccgcagcacctccgccatgTACCACCGCGGAGGCGGGTAGACCATCTCGGGCAGCGTGGGGCCGTTTGCCCGGTCGCTCACAGGCTGACCACtcatcagctgctgctgactcTGCTGTGCCCCCGTAACACCCATCAGGGTGGGCCCAGCCAACCCCACGACACCGCCTCCCACGTTTGCGTCAGCAGAAGAAATCGGGGTCATGGGGAATGGGCTCGCATTCGACCCCACCGGCTCCTCTCCCCATTGCTTGTGTGGAGAACGGTAGGTGTCTGGGACGATGACTTTGGCCCGTAGCGGTGGGCCTTGCATCAACACACTCGTCTCCGTgggcgccacctccgccgtcCCATTGCCGCCGACAGTCGGAGAGCCATTGTCGTGGCTTCGACGAATGGGCGACAGAGCGTTTGGGGGTGAGGACCtgggcgacgccgcggcggcgctgataGGAGTAGCGCTGGTGTCATCCACTGTGACGGCAACCGCGCCAGGCATCGTTGCCCGCCGGCCTTGTTGATCCGTCTTTTGTGTGCGATGACGACGCCAGAACCCCgagccaccgcagcaacggcaccaccgcgcagCCCACCAAACACTGAGTTGGTCGATGACCGAACGTCGGTTGGGGTGATCCCAGAGCAGCGTGATGGCGGCGAAGATGGGGGCCTCGACGGCCATGTAGATGTCAGGCCAGCCCGTGATGGACATGCTCCACGCCGTCAAGGACGGGTCCGTCACCTTCttctgctccagcagcgccaggtTGAGGATCACCTCACCAATGGAGTAGGGGGGAAGCAAGCGGAAGACCCAGCGCAGCGCGTTCGACGCCGAGAGTGTTTTTTCGAGCAGGCTCAACACGAACACCAGCATAACGCACAGAAATCCGGTGAGGAAGCTCACGCCCAGCACGACGATCTGCGCCGTCGTGTGCTCCGTAAAGGCAAAGCTCACCATGTACGAGCACCAGCAGTAGCAAATACCGTaaatggagaaggaggcaaTGGTGGCCCCGATCGCCTCGCACCCGACGTACTCCCAGCGCTGGAAGATAAGAAAGGTGACGACGATGAAGAGCATGGACACGACGTAGGCGGTGAAGTCGAACAGGAAATTGCCGATCCAGTAGACGAGGTAGAGGAGCCCCGAGGCCGTCTGCAGGTGCCGCGCGCGTGACTCGTACTCCTTTGCCACCCACGCCACCGGGTTAGCCGGCAGGAATGTGAACGGGATCAGGAAAATAGTGCCGATGAGAATGCTGGAGATGGCGCTTGTTGCCTGTGTCGCCTTCGCATCCTGCGGCAGCCCTGCCAGGGTCATCGTGTAGGTTGCCGCGGCCGCATCAGTGCTCGTGCCAAGGGCGCCAAAGTACGCCATGGCGTGCATTATGTGCATCGCAATCGGCAGACTGTTGCGCGAGGAGGTGTTGTACAGAAGCGTGTTCACTTGCCGCGTGCCGATGACATTAGGGTAGAAGAAGGTCAGGTACAGCTCTACGTCGGGGTCGCCGCACTGCAGGCTCATGAAGCGGTTGCGGCTGTGAGTGAACCACGTGTCAAGCAGCTCGCTCGACATATCCGTGGAGCTGACGAAGTTTGGGTCACTGAAGGACAGCGTGCTAAAGTTGTGCCCATACTTGTGCATGTGGGCCACATCCCCCATGTAGTTTGTGCACCCGGACACCTGCATCGCCGACTCCACGCCAAAAACCGAGGGCGAGAGGTACAGCCTCccttcatcgccgccgcccttcacgagctgcagcgacatCACCAGGAGGATGCAGAGGATCGGGCAGATAATCTGAAAGAAGTGCATGCGAGGGTCGCGTATGGCGCATAAGAAGCGCTTGTACATCATAccacgcagctgcagccccCACAGGTGCCAGCGCTGGGATGTCTGCCGCGACTCCCAGACCTTGGTGAGGTGATGGTCGGTGACCAGTTTGTAGAGGAAGGCTTCGCTGCGAACACTCGGGTTCGTCcctgcggctgtggctgctggtgctggtggtggtgcggcggcggggacgGGGGCAGCATTAGAGGGGGCGGAGACAGCGCTTGTTCGCGCGTGGCTTTCGCTCACCATGGCCTCTGAGAGCGGAGGGCAGGGCGCTCTGTCTGGACGGCGGACGCGAGCCGCCACTGTGGCCACCCCGGGGATGTCGCTATCGGAGACGCCAGTCGTGGTGCTTccctggtgctgctgcgccgtcagtgcggcggtggtggtccTCCGCACTGAcggtgcagcaccggcaAGTGATCTGTTTGCCGCCGCACAAAAGTCCTCCAAGCCAACGACCTCCTGGGGAAATTGGGCCGACAAGCTTGGGGGGCCCTCGGCGCTCTCGTGGTAGTTGGGGCTTCTGCTGCGACTctcccgctgccgcagtcCCGTGACGCTCGCGTTGTTGTTCTCGGCGACACCGGCGACATGTACCCCGCCCGCGTTACCGCCGTCGGGTCCTGCGGCAGCCATCGACCTCGCGCCGACAACGTCACTTGGTGTCTGATGTTGTGTGGGACTCGCGGCCGCGAAGTCCGGGATCGGGTcctcatcgccgtcgcccgGCTCCGCGTTGTTGCCGTAGTTCAGCGTCGATTCGTTGTTGAGGTAGTGCAGCGAGGCCCGCGACATGCGGCGGCTCATAAAGTGGTGCACTAACGGAGACGAGGGGGCCGTCGGCGGGCCGCTGTTGGTGCGGCCGCCGTCTTTTTTGCCATCGACCTGCtctcgcgccaccgcctcgtccGCCGCACGCACCACTGCCACCTGTGGGGATGGCGCAATCTGGTGCTCGACGACACGCATGAACACATTCTCCAGCGTCGGCGCCCGAAGCGCGTAGCCGCggatgtgcagctgctggttGCCGCGCGATTCCATATCCTTCAAAAACCCTGGAAGGCGAGCATCGGTGCCGAGCCGCAGCTCGTACTCCACCTCCGCATCCGTCTGCAGCACCAAGGTGGAATCGGGGAGGTGCGACATGACGAGCTGATGAAGCTTCGCCCACACCGCGGCAACCCTgggctgccgcgccgcatcgccatcCTTCTGCGTCGGGACGGGACTGAGATCGAAGCGGAGGGTGTAGCCGACCCCAGCATACTGGCGCAGGAACgccgtgctgccggcgcactGCAGCACACCCTCTGTCACAATGGCGATGTTGTCACCGAGCAAGTCCGCTTCGTCCATGAAGTGCGTTGTGAGGAGAATTGTGTGGTGCTGGGTCATGGCGCGCAGAAGACACCACGTGTGACGTCGTGCAGCCGCGTCCATGCCGGCGGTCGGCTcatcgaggaggacgacgcggtTGCGGCCCACGaaggcgatggcgacggaCAGCTTCCGCTTCTGGCCACCCGACATTTGCCCTGGAATAGCGTCCACCTTCTCCTCAAGGTCGACGGCACGGAGAATGTCCACGACGGCGTCCTCCAGTTCGGCCCCGCGCAGGCCCTTGATCTTGCCGTAGAACTCGAGGTGCTCGCGACAGGTCAGGTCAGGCCAAAGGATGTTGTGCTGCGGGCAGTAGCCGATCTCGTGCCGCGCTTCAGCCACATTCTGGGTTATCGAGTAGCCTTCAATGAAGCAGTCGCCACTGTCGGCGGCCAGGATGCCGGTGATCATCTTGATCGCCGTCGACTTGCCAGCACCGTTCGGCCCCAGCAACACCGCGATCTCACCACGATACATGTTCCACGATACGTTGTCCACCGCCGCAAAACGCTTGGCGTTGCGCTGGAAGTACTTGCAGAGATGACTGATGCGAACACCGATGTCCTTCTTGTCGTCGGTCGAGGCGTCGCGACTGATACGGGGGTCGAAGGCGAGAGAACCGGGTCGTTGCGACTTCTGTGACGTCGCCGTTGCCCCCGTCGCTCCAGCGACAGGCTCAGATGCACTCCCACGCGGAGCATTCGtggggcagctgcagcaggtccCGCAGGTGTCCTTCAGCCACACCCACGGCTCGATGATGAAGAAGAGCGGGTGTTTTCGGGTACCCCACTcctgcggcagcacggcaTTGAGGTAGACCATGAGCAGCAGGTAAAGGACACAGTCGCACGCGAGGATGATCATGATGAGGTACGGCTCGGCGTTGAAGTGCGGACTCATGAAGTGGTGGATTTGAAAGCCGCCACCGGCCTCGACGATGAAGACATCCGTCAGAAGCGAGGCGAGCGCGGCTGGGGAGAGAAGCGACAGGCCAACGACGATGCCGCGGCTCGGGGTGGCCATGGCGAAGATCGGCGTCGAGAGGACAACGTAGAGGAGCGGTGTCATCAGCGTCGCCATGCGAGCACGGCTCAAGAAGGCAGAGACGAGGCCGCACAACGGGATCAGGGTGAGGGAGTACACGAACAGAATGATGAAGACAGCGAAGGGGTtcgagcgcggcgcgacgacggcgcacaGGAGCGCCGTCAAAAGGATCGAGATGAGCACGTACTCGAAGAAGATGACCAAGAGAAAATTCACCCAGAGGGAGGAGCGCCGCAGGCCCATAATACAGACGGACTCCTGGATGGacagctccttctccagcaccacGCGCTTCGTCACCTGAGCGAAAGGGTAGAGGAAAGACATCACCATTACGAGGGCGacgagggaaggggagagcgagagcagatacggcgtgtgcgcggcgaTGGTGGGGTAGGAGGAGATGACGGGGTAGATCTCCTTGAACGTGTACGGGCTGACCGCACCGCTGTGGAGGTTGGGTAGCGCTCCTGCCTCCGCCCTGCTCTCGTAGAAGTACGTGTACAAcatctgctgcagcgacagaaAGCCAGAGGCGAGGAACATGTCGGTGCCGTCGTACGTGAAGCCTCCGCGAAACTCCAGCGACACTgtcggcgacgacagcgacggcaacGCGGagctgtgcagctgcacctgcaCATCAAAGCCATCTGTAATGTCGTTGACGATGATCAGGCCCCAGGTGGAGTTGAGGACTTCATCTGAGCCGTTGGCCTTTATGGTTGCGTGCGCCTCTTCGACTGTGTCGAGGACACCACCGTAGACATACCCGAACGTGGCACAGTGCTTGTGAAAGTATTCAAtcagcgctgccggcgtgtTCGCCGCGGGGGCGAAGTACAGTAGTCCCGAGTATGAGATGGAGTCGAAGCGAGTCGTGGCGGACAAGCCGATGCCGACGTTCGAGAGTGCCGCCAACGCGGTGCGGGAACGGGAGTCCTTAGCCAGGCCGGCCTTCTTGGCCATCCACTGATGCACGATGATCGAGTCGAGGGACGGTAGAGAGATAATGACGCCCATAAAGGAGTCTACGTACTgcttcaccaccgccgcaggtTTCTTGAAACTGCTAAGGTAGCACAGCCCGTACACCGGAATGTCGGACTCGTCCCCGTCGCACGAATAGGGAACTTGAAGGTGGGTGCAGGGGTGCAGGCCGTTGATCGGTCGCGTCGTGTCGTTGTAGCAAATATACGTCATGTAGTCGTGCAGGTTCAGCTGGTAGCTGTACACGGTGGGGGCGGTGAACACGGTCTCGGGGATGGAATCGGTGCCGAAGGCGACGTTCAGGATGATCAAGAGAACGACaaagagcagcggcgaaaCGACCTCGGCGATAATGAGCAGCTTCTGGCGCGTGTACTGCTGCCCggtgcgctggagcagcgccagcacctgTGTCCACCGCGAAATATGCACGCCGCCGGTCTTAGTGATCACGCTGTACGGCTCCAGCCGAGTTGCAGACACGGAGAGCGTGCGGTGCAGCTCGTTGCCGTGGCCGAACGAGGCGAGGTCGCCGTCAGCGCGGTTCCAAAGCCCGTCGCTCGGCGGAGGCAAGGGTGGCTCGAAGAACTGCTCCGATGCCAGCGAGAAGCGAACTCGTGACGCACggcgcaccgcagcggcagggggttgccgtgccgctgcagcgacaggGCTGGGGGTCTCGAGCTCCAACACGTCCTCACTTTTACTGCTCCTAAatggcgccgctggcgagaCAAGCTCCTCCACTGTGGGAAAAGCATAGTTTTGTAGCGGAGGGGACGGTGAGGCTCCAGGGCTtgcagctgccacggcgaCTGCGTCAGTTTTGACGCCCCCGTCGCTCTGGCGAGTGGCTGCGACCCTGCTGCCTTTGGTCGTCGGCTGCATCGTGGCGTTAGCTGTCCGGCGGCGTTGGACGAGTATGTGCAGATGGACGGGTGCAGGGAGGCCGTGCTACGGATAACCGGCGAGCCCCGAGAGAAATAGCAAACAAAGCGAATAAAGGCGTCTCGC
This window encodes:
- a CDS encoding ABC1 transporter-like protein, whose translation is MQPTTKGSRVAATRQSDGGVKTDAVAVAAASPGASPSPPLQNYAFPTVEELVSPAAPFRSSKSEDVLELETPSPVAAAARQPPAAAVRRASRVRFSLASEQFFEPPLPPPSDGLWNRADGDLASFGHGNELHRTLSVSATRLEPYSVITKTGGVHISRWTQVLALLQRTGQQYTRQKLLIIAEVVSPLLFVVLLIILNVAFGTDSIPETVFTAPTVYSYQLNLHDYMTYICYNDTTRPINGLHPCTHLQVPYSCDGDESDIPVYGLCYLSSFKKPAAVVKQYVDSFMGVIISLPSLDSIIVHQWMAKKAGLAKDSRSRTALAALSNVGIGLSATTRFDSISYSGLLYFAPAANTPAALIEYFHKHCATFGYVYGGVLDTVEEAHATIKANGSDEVLNSTWGLIIVNDITDGFDVQVQLHSSALPSLSSPTVSLEFRGGFTYDGTDMFLASGFLSLQQMLYTYFYESRAEAGALPNLHSGAVSPYTFKEIYPVISSYPTIAAHTPYLLSLSPSLVALVMVMSFLYPFAQVTKRVVLEKELSIQESVCIMGLRRSSLWVNFLLVIFFEYVLISILLTALLCAVVAPRSNPFAVFIILFVYSLTLIPLCGLVSAFLSRARMATLMTPLLYVVLSTPIFAMATPSRGIVVGLSLLSPAALASLLTDVFIVEAGGGFQIHHFMSPHFNAEPYLIMIILACDCVLYLLLMVYLNAVLPQEWGTRKHPLFFIIEPWVWLKDTCGTCCSCPTNAPRGSASEPVAGATGATATSQKSQRPGSLAFDPRISRDASTDDKKDIGVRISHLCKYFQRNAKRFAAVDNVSWNMYRGEIAVLLGPNGAGKSTAIKMITGILAADSGDCFIEGYSITQNVAEARHEIGYCPQHNILWPDLTCREHLEFYGKIKGLRGAELEDAVVDILRAVDLEEKVDAIPGQMSGGQKRKLSVAIAFVGRNRVVLLDEPTAGMDAAARRHTWCLLRAMTQHHTILLTTHFMDEADLLGDNIAIVTEGVLQCAGSTAFLRQYAGVGYTLRFDLSPVPTQKDGDAARQPRVAAVWAKLHQLVMSHLPDSTLVLQTDAEVEYELRLGTDARLPGFLKDMESRGNQQLHIRGYALRAPTLENVFMRVVEHQIAPSPQVAVVRAADEAVAREQVDGKKDGGRTNSGPPTAPSSPLVHHFMSRRMSRASLHYLNNESTLNYGNNAEPGDGDEDPIPDFAAASPTQHQTPSDVVGARSMAAAGPDGGNAGGVHVAGVAENNNASVTGLRQRESRSRSPNYHESAEGPPSLSAQFPQEVVGLEDFCAAANRSLAGAAPSVRRTTTAALTAQQHQGSTTTGVSDSDIPGVATVAARVRRPDRAPCPPLSEAMVSESHARTSAVSAPSNAAPVPAAAPPPAPAATAAGTNPSVRSEAFLYKLVTDHHLTKVWESRQTSQRWHLWGLQLRGMMYKRFLCAIRDPRMHFFQIICPILCILLVMSLQLVKGGGDEGRLYLSPSVFGVESAMQVSGCTNYMGDVAHMHKYGHNFSTLSFSDPNFVSSTDMSSELLDTWFTHSRNRFMSLQCGDPDVELYLTFFYPNVIGTRQVNTLLYNTSSRNSLPIAMHIMHAMAYFGALGTSTDAAAATYTMTLAGLPQDAKATQATSAISSILIGTIFLIPFTFLPANPVAWVAKEYESRARHLQTASGLLYLVYWIGNFLFDFTAYVVSMLFIVVTFLIFQRWEYVGCEAIGATIASFSIYGICYCWCSYMVSFAFTEHTTAQIVVLGVSFLTGFLCVMLVFVLSLLEKTLSASNALRWVFRLLPPYSIGEVILNLALLEQKKVTDPSLTAWSMSITGWPDIYMAVEAPIFAAITLLWDHPNRRSVIDQLSVWWAARWCRCCGGSGFWRRHRTQKTDQQGRRATMPGAVAVTVDDTSATPISAAAASPRSSPPNALSPIRRSHDNGSPTVGGNGTAEVAPTETSVLMQGPPLRAKVIVPDTYRSPHKQWGEEPVGSNASPFPMTPISSADANVGGGVVGLAGPTLMGVTGAQQSQQQLMSGQPVSDRANGPTLPEMVYPPPRWYMAEVLRRRQEEEDSDVEEERGAVYQAEQQHLAEQEALSIRAASSRHHSPQQKGSDKEEKCQQQTEPTVESCDAVRLVDLHKVYHAPRKVAVRALTLSVMHGEVFGFLGTNGAGKSSALAIITQEQLPTSGRAYVCGNDVVRESRRAARSLGYCPQFDACLDLLTVTEHLRLYAIVRGVPVGQLESLATSLLIICNLTQYRHVSARQLSGGNRRRLSVAIALIGAPKVLCLDEPTSGMDPLARQLLWRAIDRVSRKCCILLTTHHLDEVEALADCVGIMVDGGLRCFGDMPHLKHKYASNAYELTLRVSPGARRCAQKRREEQRQRTTAEAGVSPVADLQRSSPSTPHGLSNKNQGGTINSALGRRTSTSYAGNDLIDTSDDIFQFMLKAFPSALLIDVFNNERYIYTLPATPDVANAMQQLLQQQQSRCSMQLVQTPLVSAKNYVGQHSATNAPKTLPPIVRLSEVFETLRAAQAELGITEYSVSQVSLEQVFLRVCSAEETLNQDRRHNRATTTSPTSQSTTFVVNSNTSSSATPHAHLLQRQGSRASFIARSSPAAMRDSGASPSRRRLSMPSYGNLPGATAAPRVTFAEYRRQRALGGLRTEAAEPHLTTAKQQRAAQPDHESTP